The genomic segment GAATTCAGATAAAGTATGCAGGACTACACACATTAAgggagtttttttaaaatttaagacAGATGATGCTTTTCACCGGATAGGACCTACCACGGGTAACTCTATTTATGAATATATTTGCTATGTGAGCATTAGTTTTAGCATAGTTTAACAAATGGGTCGATTTATAACTCACTGTTCAGTTTTAGAATAGGGCAAAGCTTAATCTCGGTTTCTATGTGAATTGTGTTCTAAATTGGATACAAAGCATTTGGCTAATCACAGATCTATATAAGCGCCTTTCAAGACGGCCCTTCggatttatttaaatacatCTAATCAACTTTGAAGTGGTTCTCATTTCAGCATTGCTGTATAGGTGTCCTCCTGTAGCTATGTGCATTTTGCACACTGTTCAAATTTACgcacaagttgttttttttacggATTCGCGTAAAAATGGGGTTTCACGCTTTGCAACGAGTGTAATCTAATTAAGATGCACCATTTAACTTGGAGCTGGTGTCTGTCCTTTTATTAGGGATGCTGTGGAGTGAAAACATTGTGGGTGGACGGCTTAGCGTGATCCAACAGGGGGTGAGACACGAATGGCTTCTCCAGAGTTGCATCCGGCAGATGACGGAGACAAAGAACCCGATATTCCCGACGTCCTTGACGCGCTGCATGCCTGCAAGTCGGGTGGAGCAACAGGAGGAGCGGTCCAGGGGGAGGGCGGCTGTAAGCCGGTCCGCAGCTGCCATGGCTGGTGTCTTTCAACACCAAGGACGGCGCCGCGCAAGGCGGGCGCGGAGGTTAAACTCGGCCACCTCACTGAGGAGAAAGTCAGAGTTTGTTGTGACGAGGAATTAGAGACATCTTTCACCTACATTGATGAAAATGTTAACCTGCGTCTGGCCAGCCCGGAGAACAATTGCAAAAGTACTCATAGAACCGTGCGCAATGGCGAGGCTTGCTCCGAGACATTGCCGGAGTTTTCCTCCATGTCCGAGGATGACCTCTCATTCGGGGACGGCTCTGGGAATTCTATAGACTACGGGTTTATCAGTGCAGTCACGTTCCTGGTGACCGGGATCTCCTTGGTGAT from the Acanthochromis polyacanthus isolate Apoly-LR-REF ecotype Palm Island chromosome 12, KAUST_Apoly_ChrSc, whole genome shotgun sequence genome contains:
- the LOC110971682 gene encoding transmembrane protein 74; its protein translation is MASPELHPADDGDKEPDIPDVLDALHACKSGGATGGAVQGEGGCKPVRSCHGWCLSTPRTAPRKAGAEVKLGHLTEEKVRVCCDEELETSFTYIDENVNLRLASPENNCKSTHRTVRNGEACSETLPEFSSMSEDDLSFGDGSGNSIDYGFISAVTFLVTGISLVIISYAVPRDVVVDRDSVTAREMERLEMESARIGAHLDRCVIAGLCLLTLGGVVLSTLLMISMWKGEMYRRKVIAYSKRSAKLYGSISLKTRSSPSHSSAHLSIDEEMEETLT